One Candidatus Zixiibacteriota bacterium genomic window carries:
- a CDS encoding STAS domain-containing protein: protein MKFTDTLEGDLVIIEISGKIMGGEETTMFHGRIHEYIKLNKKNFLINLKKVEWMNSVGLGMLISALTTVRNAGGRLVLANIDKIESILTITRLISVFDHYDSVAEARKSFA, encoded by the coding sequence ATGAAGTTTACCGACACGCTCGAAGGGGATCTGGTCATCATCGAAATTTCCGGCAAAATCATGGGCGGGGAAGAGACGACCATGTTCCACGGGAGAATCCACGAGTACATCAAGCTGAACAAGAAGAATTTCCTGATTAACCTGAAGAAGGTCGAGTGGATGAACTCGGTGGGCCTGGGGATGCTGATTTCGGCGTTGACGACGGTCCGGAACGCGGGCGGGCGGCTGGTGCTGGCGAACATCGATAAGATCGAATCGATCCTGACGATCACCCGGCTGATCTCGGTGTTCGACCACTACGACAGCGTGGCCGAGGCCAGGAAATCATTTGCCTGA
- a CDS encoding HNH endonuclease, producing the protein MGEDQRPPRYGAPWDREELILAFDLYCRIPFANTKAGNPLVVELARLLGRSPAGVARKLGNFGSLDPALRKRQIGGLPHTGDLDRAVWREFHSNWSELVLQASQLRERRIQEVGQSAETLRSGPTETLASRKVRVGQDFFREAVLSAYDERCCVTGLRIRECLIASHIVPWSLAEEGRADPHNGLCLSATFDRLFDRGFMTVDTDLRVVLAASLREGLDRRGRQLVGVYHGRPIAPPRRFAPSPVRLEWHRQKVFRGQ; encoded by the coding sequence ATGGGAGAGGACCAGAGACCTCCACGGTATGGGGCTCCCTGGGACCGGGAGGAGTTGATTCTTGCTTTCGATCTCTATTGCCGCATCCCGTTTGCGAACACGAAAGCGGGCAATCCCCTCGTCGTTGAATTAGCGCGGTTGCTGGGGCGGTCACCGGCCGGCGTCGCCCGGAAACTGGGGAATTTTGGATCGCTTGACCCGGCCCTTCGGAAACGCCAGATCGGGGGCCTGCCGCACACCGGGGATTTGGATCGAGCGGTCTGGCGAGAGTTCCACTCCAATTGGAGTGAACTCGTCCTGCAGGCAAGTCAACTCCGCGAGCGACGGATCCAAGAGGTGGGGCAGAGCGCGGAAACATTGCGCAGCGGGCCGACAGAGACTCTGGCCTCCAGAAAGGTGAGGGTCGGCCAGGACTTTTTCCGCGAGGCCGTCCTGAGCGCCTATGATGAGCGGTGCTGCGTTACCGGACTGAGAATTCGGGAGTGTCTAATCGCGAGCCACATAGTTCCGTGGAGTCTCGCTGAAGAGGGACGTGCCGATCCCCACAACGGGCTCTGTCTCAGCGCGACCTTTGACAGGCTCTTTGACCGGGGCTTCATGACTGTCGACACTGATCTCCGCGTCGTTCTTGCCGCAAGCCTCCGGGAGGGGCTCGATCGCCGAGGGCGGCAGCTCGTCGGGGTTTATCACGGCCGCCCAATCGCCCCGCCGCGGAGATTTGCCCCGTCACCGGTGCGATTGGAGTGGCATCGCCAGAAAGTGTTCCGAGGACAGTGA
- the recA gene encoding recombinase RecA has product MKGKDKAAGSQAPDRKKALEAALIQIERSFGKGAIMRLGDESVQKVQVISTGSIGVDHALGVGGIPRGRVVEIFGPEASGKTTMALHMIAEAQKAGGVAAFVDAEHALDATYARNLGVDTDNLLVSQPDTGEQALDITETLVRSGAVDIIVVDSVAALTPRSEIEGEMGDAHMGLQARLMSQALRKLTAIISKSKTSVVFINQIRMKIGVMFGNPETTTGGNALKFYASVRLDIRRIASIKENQEVIGSRTRVRVVKNKVAPPFREAEFDIIYGKGVSREGELLDIAAAKGIIEKSGAWFSYGGDRLGQGRENAKQFLADNPALFDEVYKKVQVELGISGGIGSSSGAAEEEPAEVEG; this is encoded by the coding sequence ATGAAAGGCAAAGACAAGGCGGCGGGATCGCAGGCGCCGGACCGTAAGAAAGCGCTCGAGGCGGCGTTGATTCAGATTGAACGGTCGTTCGGCAAAGGGGCGATCATGCGGCTGGGGGACGAGTCGGTGCAGAAGGTGCAGGTGATCTCGACCGGCTCGATCGGGGTCGATCATGCGCTGGGGGTCGGGGGGATCCCGCGCGGCCGGGTGGTCGAGATATTCGGCCCGGAGGCGTCGGGAAAGACGACCATGGCGCTGCACATGATCGCCGAGGCGCAGAAAGCGGGCGGGGTGGCGGCTTTTGTCGATGCCGAGCACGCGCTCGATGCCACGTACGCGCGCAATCTCGGGGTGGATACCGACAACCTGCTGGTCTCGCAGCCGGACACGGGCGAGCAGGCGCTCGACATCACCGAGACGCTCGTGCGGTCGGGCGCCGTGGATATCATCGTGGTCGATTCGGTGGCCGCGCTCACGCCGCGCTCGGAGATCGAGGGGGAGATGGGGGATGCGCACATGGGGCTGCAGGCGCGGCTCATGTCGCAGGCGCTGCGCAAACTCACCGCGATCATCAGCAAATCCAAAACGAGCGTCGTCTTCATCAACCAGATCCGCATGAAAATCGGGGTCATGTTCGGCAATCCCGAGACGACGACGGGCGGGAACGCGCTGAAATTCTACGCCTCGGTGCGGCTCGACATCCGGCGGATCGCCTCGATCAAGGAGAACCAGGAGGTGATCGGGTCGCGCACGCGCGTGCGGGTAGTCAAGAACAAGGTGGCGCCGCCGTTCCGCGAGGCGGAGTTCGACATCATTTACGGCAAGGGGGTGTCGCGCGAAGGGGAGCTGCTCGATATCGCGGCCGCCAAAGGAATCATCGAGAAATCCGGCGCCTGGTTCTCCTACGGCGGCGACCGGCTCGGCCAGGGAAGGGAAAACGCGAAGCAGTTTTTGGCGGACAACCCGGCGCTGTTCGACGAGGTCTATAAGAAGGTGCAGGTGGAGCTGGGCATTTCGGGCGGGATCGGGAGTTCCTCGGGGGCGGCGGAGGAGGAGCCGGCGGAAGTAGAGGGCTGA
- a CDS encoding PEP-CTERM sorting domain-containing protein, which produces MKHVVLALALVLLLSPLASALSFSGSLASPAGVTASGYWAQQGFKIEWMIEDQPDGSWFYQYWLTDAQGNPWEVAAVSHFTLEISPDATASDFWGYSGAVEFGDLNGMSSAMKLDFTATHYKFYSNRAPVWGDFYAKDGRAGGLGLNEAYNAGFGAPDPTAMPGNGSIGNKILRPDTSTTVVPEPGTMLLMGIGLAGAGVVRRWRRT; this is translated from the coding sequence ATGAAACACGTTGTGCTTGCACTGGCGCTGGTCTTGTTGCTGTCGCCTCTGGCAAGCGCCCTCTCATTCTCCGGCTCCCTTGCGTCCCCCGCCGGCGTCACTGCCTCGGGCTATTGGGCGCAGCAGGGCTTCAAGATTGAGTGGATGATCGAAGACCAGCCCGATGGTTCCTGGTTTTACCAGTACTGGCTGACCGACGCCCAGGGGAATCCCTGGGAGGTTGCGGCTGTCAGCCATTTCACGCTGGAGATTTCTCCCGATGCTACGGCGTCCGATTTCTGGGGCTATTCCGGCGCCGTTGAGTTCGGCGATCTGAACGGCATGAGCAGCGCCATGAAGCTTGACTTCACGGCCACTCACTACAAGTTCTACTCCAACCGCGCTCCCGTCTGGGGCGACTTCTACGCCAAAGACGGACGGGCCGGCGGTCTGGGGCTGAACGAGGCATACAATGCCGGGTTCGGCGCCCCCGATCCCACCGCCATGCCCGGCAACGGCTCCATCGGCAACAAAATCCTCCGTCCCGACACCTCCACCACGGTGGTGCCGGAGCCGGGGACAATGCTGCTCATGGGCATCGGCCTGGCCGGCGCGGGTGTCGTGCGCCGGTGGCGCCGCACCTAG
- a CDS encoding DNA polymerase III subunit alpha → MFANFVHLHTHSQYSLLDGACRLDDVIALAREQRMPALAITDHGNMFGAIEFYTKARRAGLKPIIGCEAYVAGGSRLDKKPSSRWPDGGFHLVLLVRNLTGYQNLVKLASAAFLEGFYHRPRIDKELLRRHSEGLIATSACLKGEVAWHLLQGRTDEAVAAARELQDIFGEGNFFLEIQNHGLEQELQNIPRMEAISRETGIPLVATNDCHYLRREDAEAHDALLCIQTGKMVEDTQRMRYRTDQLYFKSAEEMEASFGDFKEALRNTIRIAEACNLELEMDRLLLPVFPIPAAFSNPDDCLEHLCREGCRERYGRLSDEIEGRLRYELGVIRQMGYAGYFLIVKDFCDYARREGIPVGPGRGSAAGSLVSYALRITNIDPLAFGLLFERFLNPERVSMPDIDIDFADRGRDKIIKYVIDKYGEDNVCQIITFGTLAARGVIRDIGRVLGMPYGEVDRIAKLVPEGPGQTIELALKKVPELAELRKKDERVDRILSYAVTLHGLARHCSTHAAGVVIAPSALTSYVPLFKSGKDEITTQYDMKMVEKIGLLKMDFLGLRTLTVIDDAVRMIRENDPGAALDLDNLSLDDPEVFRLFARGDTVGIFQFESPGMRDYLRKLNPSKFTDLVVMNALYRPGPLDSGMIDIYIDRKHGRQRIEFVHPSLEEILGDTYGVIVFQEQVLKIANVLAGYPLGRADLLRKAMGKKDAALMAAQKQEFLEGADRLGVPRSVSEEVFHQIETFARYGFNKAHSTCYAYVAYQTAWLKQYYPKEFMAALMTSEINDSDRIYAFLEECRRANIDVLPPDVNHSQVDFSVAEGKIRFGLQAVKNVGGSPALAIVEERRRDGLYSDLADLVTRVPAKTLNRRVLESLVAAGAADSLPGNRAQKYAAVEAVLEFAHKVQEAAASHDLFADSAGARRVPPALPPLEEWPRAERLNQEKTMLGFWISGHPLDAYRDELKSFTTFTADGLRQAADGREVTVGGILTAVKKMVDKKGNMMAFATLEDYTGSTELILFSKCYDENKEIIAADRMVLVTGRVSTREGEAPKIIGGEVLPLEKLTERFSCQLVIKIDVDCPDTVLDQTLRTLDASRGSTPVLVAARENGSEVYIRSRKYAVNPDFALLNSLKAILGESGAYLRPLQRKES, encoded by the coding sequence ATGTTTGCGAATTTTGTCCATCTCCACACGCACAGCCAGTACTCGCTGCTGGACGGGGCGTGCCGTCTTGACGATGTGATCGCGCTGGCCCGCGAGCAGCGCATGCCGGCGCTCGCTATTACCGACCACGGCAACATGTTCGGGGCGATCGAATTCTACACCAAGGCCCGCCGCGCCGGCCTCAAACCGATCATCGGCTGCGAAGCCTACGTCGCCGGCGGCAGCCGCCTCGACAAGAAACCTTCCAGCCGCTGGCCCGACGGCGGTTTCCACCTGGTCCTCCTCGTGAGAAACCTCACCGGCTACCAGAACCTCGTCAAACTCGCTTCGGCCGCCTTCCTCGAAGGCTTCTACCACCGCCCCCGCATCGACAAGGAACTCCTCCGTCGCCACAGCGAAGGGCTGATCGCCACCAGCGCCTGCCTCAAAGGGGAGGTCGCCTGGCACCTCCTCCAGGGGCGGACCGATGAAGCGGTCGCCGCCGCCCGCGAGCTGCAGGATATTTTCGGCGAAGGGAACTTCTTCCTCGAAATCCAGAACCACGGTCTCGAGCAGGAGCTGCAGAACATTCCCCGCATGGAGGCGATCTCACGCGAAACCGGAATCCCGCTCGTCGCCACCAACGACTGCCACTACCTCCGCCGCGAGGACGCCGAGGCGCACGACGCGCTCCTGTGCATTCAGACCGGAAAGATGGTCGAGGACACCCAGCGCATGCGCTACCGCACCGACCAGCTCTATTTCAAGTCGGCCGAGGAGATGGAGGCCTCGTTCGGCGATTTCAAGGAGGCCCTCCGCAACACCATCCGCATCGCCGAGGCCTGCAACCTCGAACTCGAGATGGACCGCCTCCTCCTGCCGGTCTTTCCGATTCCCGCCGCCTTCTCCAACCCCGACGACTGCCTGGAGCACCTCTGCCGGGAGGGCTGCCGGGAGCGCTACGGCCGGCTGAGCGACGAGATCGAGGGGCGTCTCCGCTACGAGCTGGGGGTGATCCGGCAGATGGGCTATGCCGGCTACTTTCTCATCGTCAAGGATTTCTGCGACTACGCCCGCCGCGAGGGGATCCCGGTCGGTCCCGGCCGCGGCTCGGCCGCCGGGTCGCTCGTCTCCTACGCTCTCCGCATCACCAACATCGACCCGCTCGCTTTCGGCCTTCTCTTCGAACGCTTCCTCAACCCCGAGCGCGTGTCCATGCCCGACATCGACATCGACTTCGCCGACCGCGGCCGCGACAAGATCATCAAGTACGTCATCGACAAGTACGGCGAGGACAACGTCTGCCAGATCATCACTTTCGGCACCCTCGCCGCCCGCGGCGTCATCCGCGACATCGGCCGCGTCCTCGGCATGCCCTACGGCGAGGTCGACAGAATCGCCAAGCTCGTCCCGGAGGGCCCCGGGCAGACGATCGAGCTGGCGCTGAAGAAAGTCCCCGAGCTGGCCGAGCTGCGCAAGAAAGACGAGCGCGTCGACCGCATCCTCTCCTACGCGGTCACCCTCCACGGCCTGGCCCGCCACTGCTCCACCCATGCCGCCGGGGTCGTCATCGCCCCCTCCGCCCTCACCAGCTACGTCCCCCTCTTCAAGTCCGGCAAGGACGAGATCACAACCCAGTACGACATGAAGATGGTCGAGAAGATCGGCCTGCTGAAGATGGACTTTCTCGGCCTGCGCACCCTGACCGTCATCGACGACGCCGTGCGCATGATTCGGGAAAACGACCCCGGCGCGGCCCTCGATCTCGACAACCTCTCGCTCGACGACCCCGAGGTGTTCCGCCTCTTCGCCCGCGGTGACACGGTCGGCATCTTCCAGTTCGAGTCCCCCGGTATGCGCGACTACCTCCGCAAGCTCAACCCGTCGAAGTTTACCGACCTGGTCGTGATGAACGCCCTCTACCGCCCCGGTCCGCTCGACTCGGGCATGATCGACATCTACATCGACCGCAAGCACGGCCGGCAGAGGATCGAATTCGTCCACCCGTCGCTCGAGGAAATTCTCGGCGATACCTACGGCGTGATCGTTTTCCAGGAGCAGGTGCTCAAGATCGCCAACGTCCTCGCCGGCTACCCGCTCGGGCGCGCCGACCTGCTGCGCAAGGCGATGGGGAAGAAGGACGCCGCTCTCATGGCCGCCCAGAAACAGGAGTTCCTCGAGGGGGCCGACCGCCTGGGCGTCCCGCGCAGCGTCTCCGAGGAGGTCTTTCACCAGATCGAGACCTTCGCCCGCTACGGCTTCAACAAGGCCCACTCCACCTGCTACGCCTACGTCGCCTACCAGACCGCCTGGCTCAAGCAGTACTACCCGAAAGAGTTCATGGCGGCCCTCATGACCTCGGAAATCAACGACTCCGACCGCATCTACGCCTTCCTCGAAGAGTGCCGCCGCGCGAACATCGACGTGCTCCCGCCCGACGTCAACCATTCCCAGGTCGATTTTTCCGTAGCCGAGGGGAAGATCCGGTTCGGCCTCCAGGCGGTGAAGAACGTGGGCGGCTCGCCGGCGCTGGCGATTGTCGAGGAACGCCGGCGGGACGGCCTCTACAGCGACCTGGCCGACCTGGTGACCCGGGTGCCGGCCAAGACGCTCAACCGCCGCGTCCTGGAATCCCTCGTCGCCGCCGGGGCGGCCGATTCCCTCCCCGGCAACCGGGCGCAGAAGTACGCGGCCGTCGAGGCCGTGCTCGAGTTCGCCCATAAAGTCCAGGAAGCCGCCGCTTCCCACGACCTGTTCGCCGACAGCGCCGGCGCGCGGCGGGTCCCCCCCGCTCTGCCGCCCCTCGAGGAATGGCCGCGCGCCGAACGCCTCAACCAGGAAAAGACCATGCTCGGCTTCTGGATCTCCGGCCATCCCCTCGACGCCTACCGCGACGAGTTGAAGTCGTTCACGACCTTCACCGCCGACGGTCTCCGGCAGGCGGCCGACGGCCGCGAGGTGACGGTCGGGGGCATCCTCACCGCCGTCAAGAAAATGGTCGACAAGAAAGGGAACATGATGGCGTTCGCCACCCTCGAAGACTACACCGGTTCGACCGAACTGATTCTCTTCTCGAAATGTTACGACGAGAACAAGGAGATCATCGCGGCCGACCGGATGGTGCTGGTGACCGGGCGGGTGTCGACGCGCGAGGGGGAGGCTCCGAAGATCATCGGCGGCGAGGTTCTGCCGCTGGAGAAGCTGACGGAACGCTTCTCCTGCCAGTTGGTTATAAAGATCGATGTGGATTGCCCCGATACCGTACTCGATCAGACGCTCCGCACGCTGGACGCCAGCCGGGGAAGTACCCCGGTGCTCGTGGCGGCCCGCGAAAACGGCTCGGAGGTGTACATCCGGTCGCGCAAGTACGCCGTCAACCCCGATTTCGCCCTGCTGAACTCCCTGAAAGCCATCCTCGGCGAAAGCGGCGCGTACCTGCGCCCCCTGCAGCGCAAAGAAAGTTAA
- a CDS encoding thioredoxin fold domain-containing protein, which yields MKAITPIMLPLVLVLAAGAFVFADDESGKTAAPAEIQWVAYDVGLQRAAAEKKHVLVDFTAKWCGFCKKMDRETFAKPEVVEMINANFIPVKVDGDSQKELNVNGYKITEANLAKKEFGVRGYPTFWFLKSDGSKLGQITGYRPPDVMMEALSYVKDEQYDTTKTETPKSND from the coding sequence ATGAAAGCCATCACGCCCATCATGCTCCCGCTTGTGCTCGTCCTCGCCGCCGGCGCGTTTGTGTTCGCCGACGACGAGTCCGGCAAAACCGCCGCCCCGGCCGAAATCCAGTGGGTCGCCTACGACGTCGGCCTCCAGCGCGCCGCCGCCGAGAAAAAGCACGTCCTCGTCGACTTCACCGCCAAGTGGTGCGGCTTCTGCAAGAAGATGGACCGCGAAACTTTCGCCAAACCCGAAGTCGTCGAAATGATCAACGCCAACTTCATCCCGGTGAAAGTCGACGGCGACTCCCAGAAGGAACTCAACGTCAACGGCTACAAGATCACCGAAGCCAACCTCGCCAAGAAAGAATTCGGCGTCCGCGGCTACCCCACGTTCTGGTTTCTCAAGTCCGACGGCAGCAAGCTTGGCCAGATCACCGGATACCGTCCCCCCGACGTCATGATGGAAGCCCTCTCGTACGTGAAGGACGAGCAGTACGACACTACCAAGACGGAGACTCCCAAGAGTAACGACTAG
- a CDS encoding TlpA family protein disulfide reductase, translated as MIRFLAPLLAFGLLLAGCGDNSADTRPRAERTPQTAAAQPPARTQPPGQVAFTLRDTDGNIRTADEWLGRKPVVINFWGTWCGPCRREIPDMVKIYREYSDRIEILGIALNDTPDKVKRFSAQQGMTWQMLMGDQTVAVDFGIRGIPTTFFFDAKGNLFQVEDYNGTIVNHYVGPRDYKTFKRAIESIINSSPAGS; from the coding sequence ATGATCCGATTTCTCGCCCCCCTGCTCGCTTTCGGCCTGCTCCTCGCCGGCTGCGGGGACAACAGCGCCGACACCCGGCCGCGGGCCGAAAGGACACCCCAAACGGCCGCCGCGCAGCCGCCTGCCCGGACCCAGCCGCCCGGCCAGGTCGCCTTCACTCTGCGCGACACCGACGGCAACATCCGCACCGCCGACGAATGGCTCGGCAGGAAACCGGTCGTCATCAATTTCTGGGGCACCTGGTGCGGCCCGTGCCGCCGCGAAATCCCCGACATGGTGAAAATCTACCGCGAATACAGCGACCGCATCGAAATCCTCGGCATCGCCCTCAACGACACCCCCGACAAAGTCAAACGCTTCTCCGCCCAGCAGGGCATGACCTGGCAGATGCTCATGGGGGATCAGACGGTCGCGGTGGATTTCGGCATCCGCGGCATCCCGACCACTTTCTTCTTCGACGCGAAGGGTAACTTGTTCCAGGTCGAGGACTACAACGGCACAATCGTCAACCACTACGTCGGCCCCCGCGACTACAAAACCTTCAAACGCGCCATCGAGTCGATCATCAATTCCTCTCCCGCCGGCTCCTGA
- a CDS encoding YggS family pyridoxal phosphate-dependent enzyme, with protein MKADIGRNIVELRGRIVEACEQYDRDADDITVVAITKTHPPSVIRTAVAAGLHNIGESRVQEADAKIAALGQIARFHMVGHLQTNKVKRAVELFDVIQSVDTLKLADEINRQAGKAELEIECLVQVNCSGEDQKYGVSPDACLDLCRQIRNLENIVLSGLMTIGPLADDEDSVRAAFRRCRELFRQGQDLFGDEFDTLSMGMSGDFPLAIAEGSTMLRIGSLLFGQRPTDEFSYTEDRESDKPSD; from the coding sequence ATGAAAGCGGACATTGGCCGAAATATCGTTGAGCTGCGCGGACGAATCGTCGAGGCCTGCGAACAATACGACCGCGATGCCGACGACATCACCGTGGTCGCCATCACCAAAACCCACCCTCCGTCCGTCATCCGCACCGCGGTCGCCGCCGGCCTGCACAATATCGGCGAGAGCCGGGTCCAGGAGGCCGACGCGAAAATCGCCGCCCTCGGCCAGATCGCCCGTTTCCACATGGTCGGCCATCTCCAGACCAACAAAGTCAAAAGGGCTGTCGAACTTTTCGACGTCATCCAGTCGGTCGACACGCTGAAACTGGCCGATGAGATCAACCGCCAGGCCGGCAAAGCCGAACTCGAAATCGAATGCCTCGTTCAGGTCAACTGCTCCGGGGAAGACCAGAAATACGGCGTTTCGCCGGACGCCTGTCTCGACCTCTGCCGGCAGATCCGAAATCTGGAGAACATCGTCCTCTCCGGCCTCATGACGATCGGCCCGCTCGCGGACGACGAGGACAGCGTGCGCGCCGCATTCCGGCGCTGCCGCGAGTTGTTCCGGCAGGGACAGGATCTGTTCGGCGACGAATTCGACACGCTCTCGATGGGTATGTCGGGCGATTTTCCGCTGGCGATCGCCGAGGGCTCGACCATGCTGCGCATCGGCAGCCTTCTGTTCGGGCAGCGTCCGACCGATGAATTTTCGTACACGGAGGACCGGGAGTCCGACAAGCCGTCCGACTGA
- a CDS encoding DivIVA domain-containing protein, with product MSTALSPNDIRNYEFPNQMRGYDKDEVRELLQQVAAALEDLKQENLKIAIERDTVRTQLEALKQFEDTIKSAAIDARRNADTLVANAKREVGEILNKARAEAETIVGSRADEARVLDEQITRLRMVKVSYQTKLKNLIESHLELIDELQRVKEPEVPRMQPARPTAAAEPSADDTAKTPTITSIPATPAASETEPARAAGDFRRDLRTATTAPEADWIRQAREANIPAVVPPTLRPFKPTNGLEVEEVTEVTRKKLETFSTEPEPAEPAHTEEANAAEQIVAVGPAPTAPPPPQPAIDPELAAALESYQMSHATAPELSRRTAAPAAGPTAAAASERDESMRATLNDFDERNRTGRIPAPETPEEADASTEHNLIDIDQPIGDAAPAARPAAPRKSAAAVPEDIARELDEVAARFEEEMDKAARS from the coding sequence ATGAGTACGGCCCTGTCGCCGAACGATATCCGCAATTACGAGTTCCCGAACCAGATGCGGGGATACGATAAGGATGAAGTGCGCGAGCTCCTGCAGCAGGTGGCCGCGGCCCTGGAGGATCTCAAGCAGGAGAACCTCAAGATCGCGATCGAGCGGGACACGGTCCGCACTCAGCTCGAGGCTCTCAAGCAGTTCGAGGACACGATCAAGAGCGCGGCTATCGACGCCCGCCGCAACGCCGACACTCTCGTGGCCAACGCCAAGCGCGAAGTGGGGGAGATCCTCAACAAAGCCCGCGCCGAGGCCGAGACCATCGTCGGCTCCCGCGCCGACGAAGCCCGTGTCCTCGACGAGCAGATCACCCGCCTGCGCATGGTCAAGGTCTCGTACCAGACCAAGCTCAAGAATCTCATCGAGTCGCACCTCGAGTTGATCGACGAACTCCAGCGGGTGAAGGAGCCGGAGGTGCCGCGGATGCAGCCGGCGCGCCCGACCGCCGCCGCCGAGCCGTCGGCCGACGATACCGCGAAGACTCCGACCATCACGAGCATTCCGGCGACCCCGGCCGCCTCGGAGACGGAGCCCGCCCGGGCCGCCGGCGATTTCCGCCGCGATCTCAGGACGGCGACGACCGCTCCGGAGGCGGATTGGATCCGGCAGGCGCGCGAGGCCAACATCCCCGCCGTCGTGCCGCCCACCCTGAGACCGTTCAAGCCGACCAACGGCCTTGAGGTCGAAGAAGTCACCGAGGTGACGCGCAAAAAGCTCGAGACTTTCAGCACGGAGCCGGAACCGGCCGAACCGGCGCACACCGAAGAGGCCAACGCCGCCGAACAGATTGTCGCGGTCGGTCCCGCTCCGACGGCGCCGCCGCCCCCGCAGCCGGCGATCGACCCGGAACTGGCCGCCGCCCTGGAAAGCTACCAGATGTCCCACGCCACCGCCCCTGAGCTGTCGCGGCGGACAGCGGCGCCCGCCGCCGGCCCGACGGCCGCCGCGGCGTCGGAACGGGATGAATCGATGCGCGCGACCCTCAACGATTTCGATGAGCGCAACCGCACCGGCCGGATCCCGGCTCCCGAGACGCCGGAGGAAGCGGACGCCTCGACCGAGCACAACCTGATCGACATCGACCAGCCGATCGGCGATGCGGCCCCGGCCGCCCGCCCGGCCGCCCCGCGCAAGAGCGCCGCCGCCGTGCCCGAGGACATCGCACGTGAACTCGACGAAGTCGCCGCGCGCTTCGAGGAGGAGATGGACAAAGCCGCCCGCTCCTAG
- a CDS encoding purine-nucleoside phosphorylase produces the protein MQTIEEFRAMLNDAVGYITSQIAFTPRIGIILGTGLGKLVDGIDMVGTVSYEKIPHFPVSTVESHAGRLLFGRLRGKPVVCMQGRFHYYEGYSFPQIAFPVRTLKALGIHTLIVSNAAGGLNPNFAPGDIMLIKDHINFFPGNPLIGPNDDTLGDRFPDMYEVYHRRYQALARQVALELKIRLQEGVYVGLTGPCLETAAEYRMLRGFGADAVGMSTVPEVLTAHHQRTKILAFSIITDMGLPDNMHPCSLADVIGAASATEPILRDLIAGCVEKME, from the coding sequence ATGCAGACAATAGAGGAATTCCGCGCCATGCTGAACGACGCGGTCGGCTATATCACCTCGCAGATCGCCTTCACCCCCCGGATCGGCATCATCCTCGGCACCGGTTTGGGGAAGCTGGTCGACGGCATCGACATGGTCGGCACGGTCAGCTACGAGAAGATCCCGCATTTCCCCGTCTCCACCGTCGAGTCGCACGCCGGCCGCCTCCTCTTCGGCCGCCTGCGCGGCAAACCGGTGGTCTGCATGCAGGGACGGTTCCACTACTACGAGGGGTACTCGTTTCCACAGATCGCTTTTCCCGTGCGCACCCTCAAAGCGCTCGGTATCCACACCCTCATTGTCTCCAACGCCGCCGGCGGTCTCAACCCGAATTTCGCGCCGGGGGATATCATGCTCATCAAAGACCACATCAACTTCTTCCCCGGCAACCCGCTCATCGGCCCCAACGACGACACCCTCGGCGACCGTTTCCCCGACATGTACGAGGTATACCACCGGCGGTACCAGGCTCTCGCCCGGCAGGTTGCTCTTGAGCTGAAGATCCGCCTCCAGGAAGGCGTGTATGTCGGTCTCACCGGTCCGTGCCTGGAGACCGCCGCTGAGTACCGCATGCTGCGCGGGTTCGGCGCCGATGCGGTCGGCATGTCGACGGTGCCGGAGGTGCTCACCGCCCACCACCAGCGCACGAAGATCCTCGCGTTCTCGATCATCACCGACATGGGTCTGCCGGACAACATGCATCCCTGCTCGCTGGCCGATGTGATCGGGGCCGCGAGTGCGACCGAGCCGATCCTGCGCGACCTGATCGCCGGCTGCGTGGAGAAGATGGAGTAG